One genomic window of Anoplolepis gracilipes chromosome 5, ASM4749672v1, whole genome shotgun sequence includes the following:
- the LOC140665822 gene encoding pleiotropic regulator 1-like isoform X2, with protein sequence MDVQRHSVHTLVFRSLKRTHDMFLSNQNTLPPMDPVLLQMKKAIKAKDCYGPVLERVKQSNIAKMQQENDIADPPPPGDETFGANTTSAVIPYNAIKGNTVVTVPAVGGSSTSSTALTMPQKKTSSMVKPKWHAPWKLYRVISGHLGWVRCCAVEPGNEWFATGSADRVIKIWDLASGKLKVSLTGHISSVRGLAFSQRHPYLFSCGEDRQVKCWDLEYNKVIRHYHGHLSAVYSMALHPTIDVLVTAGRDSTGRVWDMRTKANVHTLVGHTNTVASVICQSAEPQIITGSHDCTIRLWDLAAGKSRATLTNHKKSVRALTFHPSLYMFASASPDNIKLWKCPEGKFIQNLTGHNAIVNCLAVNADGVLVSGADNGTMHLWDWTTGYNFQRLQAPVQPGSMDSEAGVFSITFDMSGTRMITTEADKTIKIYKEDDTATEETYPIDWRPDIIKRRKY encoded by the exons ATG gATGTTCAAAGACATTCAGTACATACATTAGTGTTTCGGTCCTTGAAAAGAACTCATGACATGTTTCTATCAAATCAAAATACTTTACCACCAATGGATCCAGTTTT actGCAAATGAAAAAGGCTATAAAAGCAAAAGATTGTTACGGACCAGTATTAGAACGTGTTAAGCAAAGTAACATAGCTAAAATGCAACAAGAAAATGATATTGCAGATCCTCCACCACCAGGAG atGAAACTTTTGGAGCTAATACTACTTCGGCAGTTATTCCTTACAATGCGATAAAAGGAAACACAGTAGTTACAGTACCTGCAGTAGGAGGAAGTAGTACAAGTAGCACTGCATTGACAATGCCACAAAAGAAAACATCATCAATGGTGAAACCCAAGTGGCATGCACCATGGAAATTGTACAGAGTTATTAGTGGCCACTTGGGATGGGTAAGATGTTGCGCCGTGGAACCTGGAAATGAATGGTTTGCTACAGGTTCAGCTGATAGAGTAATCAAA atatGGGATTTAGCAAGTGGTAAGCTGAAAGTTTCTTTAACTGGCCACATAAGCAGCGTTCGTGGTCTCGCATTCTCACAAAGACATCCTTACTTATTTTCCTGTGGGGAGGATCGCCAAGTTAAATGCTGGGATCTGGAATACAATAAAGTCATCAGACACTACCATGGGCATTTATCGGCAGTATATTCCATGGCCTTACATCCTACTATAGACGTTTTGGTAACAGCAGGACGAGATTCCACCGGAAGAGTTTGGGATATGCGTACTAAAGCAAATGTTCACACTCTCGTCGGACACACCAACACAGTAGCTAGCGTGATTTGTCAATCTGCTGAACCACAAATTATCACAGGCAGTCACGATTGTACAATACGTTTATGGGACTTGGCTGCCGGAAAATCCAGAGCTACTCTAACGaatcataaaaaaagtgtTAGAGCTTTAACATTTCATCCATCGTTATATATGTTCGCTTCGGCGTCACCggacaatattaaattatggaaATGTCCAGAGGGAAAGTTTATACAAAACTTAACTGGCCATAATGCGATAGTTAATTGTTTAGCCGTAAATGCTGATGGAGTTTTAGTTTCCGGCGCTGACAATGGAACTATGCACCTTTGGGATTGGACAACGGGATATAATTTCCAACGACTCCAAGCGCCAGTTCAGCCTGGTTCAATGGATAGTGAGGCTGGAGTGTTCAGCATCACATTTGATATGTCAGGCACTCGTATGATTACAACAGAAGCCGATaagactataaaaatatataaagaagatgACACTGCT actgAAGAAACATATCCTATCGACTGGCGACCCGACATAATAAAGCGaaggaaatattaa
- the LOC140665822 gene encoding pleiotropic regulator 1-like isoform X1 — translation MDVQRHSVHTLVFRSLKRTHDMFLSNQNTLPPMDPVLLQMKKAIKAKDCYGPVLERVKQSNIAKMQQENDIADPPPPGDETFGANTTSAVIPYNAIKGNTVVTVPAVGGSSTSSTALTMPQKKTSSMVKPKWHAPWKLYRVISGHLGWVRCCAVEPGNEWFATGSADRVIKIWDLASGKLKVSLTGHISSVRGLAFSQRHPYLFSCGEDRQVKCWDLEYNKVIRHYHGHLSAVYSMALHPTIDVLVTAGRDSTGRVWDMRTKANVHTLVGHTNTVASVICQSAEPQIITGSHDCTIRLWDLAAGKSRATLTNHKKSVRALTFHPSLYMFASASPDNIKLWKCPEGKFIQNLTGHNAIVNCLAVNADGVLVSGADNGTMHLWDWTTGYNFQRLQAPVQPGSMDSEAGVFSITFDMSGTRMITTEADKTIKIYKEDDTATEETYPIDWRPDIIKRRKY, via the exons atg gATGTTCAAAGACATTCAGTACATACATTAGTGTTTCGGTCCTTGAAAAGAACTCATGACATGTTTCTATCAAATCAAAATACTTTACCACCAATGGATCCAGTTTT actGCAAATGAAAAAGGCTATAAAAGCAAAAGATTGTTACGGACCAGTATTAGAACGTGTTAAGCAAAGTAACATAGCTAAAATGCAACAAGAAAATGATATTGCAGATCCTCCACCACCAGGAG atGAAACTTTTGGAGCTAATACTACTTCGGCAGTTATTCCTTACAATGCGATAAAAGGAAACACAGTAGTTACAGTACCTGCAGTAGGAGGAAGTAGTACAAGTAGCACTGCATTGACAATGCCACAAAAGAAAACATCATCAATGGTGAAACCCAAGTGGCATGCACCATGGAAATTGTACAGAGTTATTAGTGGCCACTTGGGATGGGTAAGATGTTGCGCCGTGGAACCTGGAAATGAATGGTTTGCTACAGGTTCAGCTGATAGAGTAATCAAA atatGGGATTTAGCAAGTGGTAAGCTGAAAGTTTCTTTAACTGGCCACATAAGCAGCGTTCGTGGTCTCGCATTCTCACAAAGACATCCTTACTTATTTTCCTGTGGGGAGGATCGCCAAGTTAAATGCTGGGATCTGGAATACAATAAAGTCATCAGACACTACCATGGGCATTTATCGGCAGTATATTCCATGGCCTTACATCCTACTATAGACGTTTTGGTAACAGCAGGACGAGATTCCACCGGAAGAGTTTGGGATATGCGTACTAAAGCAAATGTTCACACTCTCGTCGGACACACCAACACAGTAGCTAGCGTGATTTGTCAATCTGCTGAACCACAAATTATCACAGGCAGTCACGATTGTACAATACGTTTATGGGACTTGGCTGCCGGAAAATCCAGAGCTACTCTAACGaatcataaaaaaagtgtTAGAGCTTTAACATTTCATCCATCGTTATATATGTTCGCTTCGGCGTCACCggacaatattaaattatggaaATGTCCAGAGGGAAAGTTTATACAAAACTTAACTGGCCATAATGCGATAGTTAATTGTTTAGCCGTAAATGCTGATGGAGTTTTAGTTTCCGGCGCTGACAATGGAACTATGCACCTTTGGGATTGGACAACGGGATATAATTTCCAACGACTCCAAGCGCCAGTTCAGCCTGGTTCAATGGATAGTGAGGCTGGAGTGTTCAGCATCACATTTGATATGTCAGGCACTCGTATGATTACAACAGAAGCCGATaagactataaaaatatataaagaagatgACACTGCT actgAAGAAACATATCCTATCGACTGGCGACCCGACATAATAAAGCGaaggaaatattaa
- the LOC140665815 gene encoding uncharacterized protein: MIDLTVKTLDSQNHVFSLEDDQITVRGFKEHIAESVAVPADSQRLIYCGRVLQDEKKLNDYDVNGKVIHLVQRAPPQSGQHGNDGGQTQGQNRQGWQNSQRSHYRVTRTQMHGNAMYLGAMSVPAEIVEGHGIPQLSNSLSGSRLNHAGRMLDRINELIDRLDDPNAPLHPTPSELNQSTAQQQQQSQEPEVEQNENNDASRDDSGARLAEAAAAAITAALSAAGARAVTLFRGSNYNGGNTRSASDASENQSDTQSQPHPQPQPQPQTQQQQQQQAQATADTGAVPSNAGQNRRAQQQDLPRPPQMAELLQRLSSTQERLRPYLERYCMLTLLDPSLPPGSGPNTVEESQRIADGVSEILHLMSHSFHALSDIIIDMSQPPPRNLRCRPIIVQHSAILQPGIPIQVEAHISLNGRSAGNNNSNDESTESGNQQTQSESAESATSSRINTEENSQERESENTQSQGERPQQEPGQSPFDTVFNLPNNVEVLMEVSSESNIDGGSGNEQNMAGNENNNNVHTRRANVFPFGTAPPPYLLRNFMQAVAGHMVHGGGITTTTVSSRNPPVTTVGAQQSVSTSMDSGNTNTGQSTQARSNTGTHPTTATQTRSTSRPHVFHHHAHPVGLGMSIGLGLDFDPYLPCNSHHVYRTPTSNASSGVTTSSQTTRTASTATADAQNQTNQTATTSTTTTNVPPTNATSATNAEAANNNSFLNLLEQVLGQSAVGGSQSNISINSNAPNLVENLGNIMQMLGSNIHVGFVSDSSNASALTLADLFESGGLSMDLFTSHESGREENFLIDLFVLLAQTMTLDGLIRLRLGQWEPIAQLRRPLQEFLQYTFSDASSPAVLQEQTIERLLSQLRPQIQNLLASEEDASSRSGSRIDICATTESLIARHARDILRILFDNEVDDARFGQEILSILINMCNQFCTVLHYLLRGDEAGLEAIATRFVNDLVDGSNPALLQWILNGFIAYLHRYSRVPQPPDSEIIPLLVYKDASSQQSSISSTSTRQSTQAQSEDEPMETETLEQQQPTLESSTPEDREEIPETFPGHETLPSDWVPIIARDGVRQRRQLQGTTPNGGVTTFSDAYLGGLPSKRRKLIEQQKPRLLVSPTPNHHSTIAASMERLVREGVGRAGVEEVEGAAVAVAADPAVRRAFGQAIRDCLNPCRYGTPDFPDPLRFPNATKYFAEQERSPK; encoded by the exons ATGATCGATCTAACAGTCAAGACCTTGGATTCGCAAAATCACGTCTTCTCCCTCGAGGACGAC CAAATCACAGTCCGTGGCTTTAAGGAACATATAGCAGAGTCTGTTGCGGTACCAGCCGATTCGCAAAGATTGATTTATTGTGGGCGTGTGCTTcaagatgagaaaaaattaaatgattatg ATGTCAATGGAAAAGTCATACATTTGGTGCAACGGGCGCCACCTCAGTCGGGTCAACACGGAAATGATGGTGGGCAGACACAAGGACAAAATAGACAAGGCTGGCAGAATTCGCAGAGATCGCATTACCGTGTCACACGCACTCAGATGCATGGAAATGCCATGTATCTCGGTGCGATGTCAGTTCCGGCGGAGATTGTAGAGGGGCATG GGATACCACAATTGAGCAACAGCTTATCCGGCAGCCGCTTGAATCATGCAGGTCGCATGCTTGATCGCATAAACGAGCTGATTGATCGATTAGACGATCCCAATGCTCCTCTGCATCCTACGCCATCAGAACTGAACCAATCGACGGCACAGCAACAGCAACAATCGCAAGAACCAGAAGTGGAGCAAAATGA AAACAATGATGCCTCGAGAGATGACAGTGGTGCTAGACTTGCGGAAGCTGCTGCAGCCGCCATAACAGCCGCGTTATCCGCTGCTGGTGCACGCGCGGTTACATTATTCAGAG gaagCAATTATAATGGTGGAAATACGAGATCTGCAAGCGATGCAAGTGAAAATCAAAGTGATACACAATCACAACCACATCCACAACCACAGCCACAGCCACAAAcgcagcaacaacaacaacagcaagCACAAGCTACTGCAGATACGGGAGCCGTACCAAGTAACGCTGGACAAAACAGGCGTGCTCAGCAACAAGA CCTTCCGCGACCTCCACAAATGGCAGAATTATTGCAGAGACTGAGTAGCACTCAAGAACGATTAAGACCGTATTTGGAACGCTATTGCATGCTGACTCTTCTTGATCCTTCATTGCCGCCTGGA tCTGGGCCAAACACTGTGGAAGAGAGCCAGAGAATAGCAGATGGAGTCAGTGAAATTCTGCATCTCATGTCTCACAGTTTTCACGCGTTAAGTGACATTATCATCGATATGAGCCAACCGCCACCCAGAAATTTGCGCTGCCGACCGATAATAGTGCAGCATTCAGCCATTTTACAACCTGGTATACCGATTCAAGTAGAA GCTCACATCAGTTTGAATGGTCGTAGTGCTGGTAATAATAACAGTAATGATGAGTCCACTGAATCCGGTAATCAGCAGACACAGTCGGAGAGCGCTGAATCAGCGACATCGTCACGCATTAATACGGAGGAAAACAGTCAAGAACGAGAATCCGAAAATACGCAGTCACAAGGAGAGCGGCCGCAACAAGAGCCAGGCCAATCACCTTTtg ATACAGTATTCAATTTACCAAACAATGTCGAAGTGCTGATGGAAGTTAGTTCCGAGAGTAATATAGATGGTGGATCTGGCAATGAACAGAACATGGCGGGCAATGAAAATAACAACAATGTTCACACCC GCAGGGCAAATGTATTTCCATTCGGCACAGCTCCTCCGCCGTATTTATTGCGAAACTTTATGCAAGCTGTTGCCGGACACATGGTACATGGTGGTGGCATCACTACCACGACTGTAAGCTCGAGAAATCCACCCGTTACTACTGTAGGAGCGCAACAGAGTGTCTCTACATCGATGGACAGTGGAAATACGAATACCGGTCAAAGCACTCAAGCACG aaGCAACACTGGTACTCATCCTACCACCGCCACGCAGACTCGAAGTACATCGCGACCGCACGTGTTTCATCATCACGCTCATCCAGTTGGTCTCGGTATGAGCATCGGTTTAGGTCTCGATTTCGATCCCTATCTTCCGTGCAATTCGCATCACGTGTATCGTACTCCAACGAGCAACGCGTCTAGTGGCGTGACAACCTCTTCACAAACAACGCGCACAGCATCCACAGCCACAGCGGACGCTCAGAATCAAACGAATCAAACTG cAACGACATCGACCACAACTACCAATGTCCCTCCAACAAATGCAACATCGGCGACGAATGCCGAGGCGGCTAACAATAATTCTTTCCTAAATTTATTGGAACAAGTATTAGGTCAATCAGCAGTCGGTGGATCACAATCCAACATCAGCATCAATAGTAACG CTCCAAATTTGGTAGAAAATCTCGGTAATATAATGCAGATGCTTGGTAGCAATATACATGTGGGATTTGTGAGCGACAG TTCGAACGCAAGTGCTCTTACCTTAGCCGACTTGTTCGAGAGTGGAGGTCTATCTATGGATCTTTTCACGTCACATGAATCTGGCAGAGAAGAAAACTTTCTCATCGATCTCTTCGTACTGCTG GCACAAACTATGACTCTGGACGGATTGATCAGGCTACGTCTCGGTCAATGGGAGCCCATCGCTCAACTTCGAAGACCACTACAAGAGTTCCTACAGTACACATTCTCGGACGCCTCTTCGCCAGCCGTTCTTCAAGAACAAACGATCGAGCGTCTACTTTCTCAACTACGACCTCAGATCCAGAATCTTTTAGCGTCCGAGGAAGATGCCAGCAGCAGGAGCGGCTCTCGCATTGACATATGCGCGACTACCGAATCTTTGATCGCCCGCCATGCAAGAGATATACTCAGGATCTTATTCGACAACG AAGTCGATGATGCAAGGTTTGGACAGGAAATACTGAGCATCCTAATTAATATGTGCAACCAATTCTGCACGGTGCTGCATTACTTGTTGCGTGGCGATGAAGCTGGATTAGAAGCAATTGCGACACGTTTTGTG AACGACTTGGTGGATGGCAGCAATCCTGCTCTTCTTCAGTGGATACTGAATGGATTTATCGCCTACCTTCATAGGTATTCGCGCGTGCCGCAACCGCCAGATTCAGAGATCATACCGCTTTTGGTGTACAAGGACGCATCGTCTCAGCAGTCATCGATATCTTCGACTTCGACCCGCCAATCTACACAAGCACAATCAGAAGATGAG CCGATGGAAACAGAAACTCTGGAGCAGCAACAACCGACGCTCGAAAGTTCGACACCTGAAGATCGAGAAGAAATTCCAGAAACATTCCCTGGGCACGAAACTTTACCTTCG GATTGGGTGCCAATTATTGCTCGCGACGGTGTGAGACAACGCCGACAACTGCAGGGTACGACGCCAAATGGAGGCGTAACAACGTTTAGCGACGCATATTTAGGTGGATTACCGAGCAAACGCCGCAAGCTTATTGAGCAACAAAAACCGCGATTATTAGTTAGCCCAACACCGAATCATCACTCAACGATAGCAGCGTCTATGGAACGGTTGGTCAGGGAGGGAGTCGGTCGCGCCGGCGTCGAGGAAGTCGAAGGCGCCGCCGTAGCTGTCGCGGCGGATCCTGCCGTGCGACGTGCCTTCGGTCAAGCGATCAGAGATTGTCTGAATCCATGCCGATACGGTACTCCCGACTTCCCAGATCCGTTGCGCTTTCCGAATGCGACGAAGTATTTCGCAGAGCAGGAACGCTCGCCGAAATAA